aagatcaaCCAAAGgaattccccagcggtccagtgattggaactctgcactttcactgccgagggcccaggttcagtccctggtcagggaactaagatcccacaagctgcgaggtgtggccaaaaacaaaaatttttttttaattaaaaaaaaaaatcaaagccttAAAAAGCAATAGTGGTGGAATTGAGGAGCAAAAAGTGTAGAAGGCATACAGTTATACAAACAGATAgctaaatggaagaagaaaatgcttatcagtaattactgtaaatgtaaatgggttaaactCTCCAATTAAAAGTCAGAGtgataaaatggatttttaaaaaacctgatcCACCTATCTACAAAGATATGAAAAAGTTGAAATaaaggatggaaaaggatattctgTGAAAATAGTAAACAGAGGTAGCTGAACGGCTATGttattatcagacaaaatagactaagtCTAAAAGGTAACAAGAGAGAAAGTATATATCACTTAAAGATTCAATCCATCAAGAATatagaacaattgtaaacatatacACATCTCCAAAGCACATGAAGCAAACATGGATGtaactgaagagagaaatagacagttGGAGACTTCAGACCTCACTTCCAATAATGACtagaacaaccagacagaagaCCAGTAAGGAAACAGGGCTTGAACAGCACCATACATCAGATGAGACCTAGCTAACGTGTATAGAATATAACAGAGAACACACCTTCTCAAGAACATGTGGCGTGTTCTCAAGCGTAGACCACGTATTacaccacaaaacaagtctcagtaatttttaaaagattgaaatcatacaaagtatcttttccaatcacagtgGAATAAAGCCAGAAATCTACAggagaagaaagctggaatacTCAtagatatgtgaaaattaaacaacacactctttaacaaccagtgggtcaaagaagaagtcacaGGGATATTAGAAAATGCCTTGAGATGAAAGGAATCAAAACCAATGTACCAAAAACTTATAGGATGCGGCAAAAGTAgtacaaagaggaaattttactCCTGTCAATGCCTAcgttaaaaaataagatttcaaatCAGTAACCTAACTCTACaccttaaagaactagaaaaagagcaaactaaacccaaagctagctggaggaagcaaataataaagattataggggagagaaacaaaacagagtagaaaaacagagaagatcaacaaaaccaaaagttggttctttgaaaaacaatCCGTGAAAttaacaaacctttagctagattgaCTAAAGGAAAAACAGGGGAAAAAGACATTCAAATTACTAAAACCTGAAACGAAAGTGGGAACATCACTACCGACTTTACAGAAATACGGATTATGAGAGAATACTGTGCACCATTGTACGTCAACGGTATGCataggaatattattcagacgtAAAAAGGAATGGAGctctgattcatgctacaacgtggatggaccttgaaaacgcTGATTCCACTTGTAAGAACTATCTGGAACAGGCAAATTGATTggaacagaaagtagaagagattactggggtggaggtgtggggggggaatggggagttaatgggtataaagtttctatttggggtgatgaaacgttttggaaatagtggtgatggttgcacaacagtgagAATAGAATTAATGTCACTgaatcatacttttaaaaataaaatatttgggacttccctggtggtccagtggttaagaatctgccttccaatgcaggggacgtgggttcgatccctggccagggaactaagatccccacatgctgcagggcaactaaacctgtgggccacaactagagagcctgcgtgccgtaactactaagcccgcgtgctctggagcctgcgtaccacaactagagagaagcccgagagccgcaatgaagacccgacacagccaaataaataaataaataatctatttaataatttaatatttaaataaatgtttgtttataaaattaacatttttatgttatatatatttttatcccagtttttaaaaaataacttcctcccaagctgcttttctttttttcttattggcaaaatattttttttaattaattttcattggagtatagttgatttacagtgttgtgttcgtttctgctgtacggcaaagtgaatcagttatacatctgcatatatccactcttttttagattcttttcccatataggttattacagagcactgagtagagttcagaatgctatacagtaggttcttattagttatctatattatatatagtagactgggattgacatatacaagCTGATTTCTACAGCtttccaggaagagggagcaTTTTCTCCTTGTCCTGTTAGAGTGTCTTGACCACCAGTCTACCACTTGTAGATTTCAAGGTCAAACTCTGGAATTTCATCAGCAGTAAGTGGGCAGAAATTGTCAACAGATCAAAAAGTGCGATGTGGGAAGGAACAGGCCAGGGGGTCATTATTAGCCAGTGGACTATGGACAGCATGGGGGCTCTGCATCCTCCAGGGCCCTGTGATCGACCCTTGACCTCCTGGAATCCTTGTCTCTGACATCAGAATTCCTTTTCCTGCTGGTTTCACGTCCAGGGGAAGTGTTTGTGATGCAGCTTTTAAGGCTACAGCTGGGCCTCATTCCTTAAGCATTTCTGCTCTTGTGAACTAGGATTTCCAGCAACTCTAGGATTTTCTACAATTCTTCACACAATTGATTTCACCCAGAAACTCGCTAGAAGgcgtccttcctctctctgtccgGCATGTGGTGGCCACTCATCCGGGCTGGCGTCTGATGAATCCCGGGTGAGTGCTGGTTTGCTAGGATAAGGAGACTCATTCCTGCCAGTGAAGGACCCCTGCGTTGTCCCTCTCTAGCCAAGATAAAGTCAGAGGCCGTGTGGTTCTGAGGTCCACCGTCTTACACAATCACCAGTTTACAAAGGCAGTTGTGTTGGTACTGACTATGTCCTAAAGGCTAGCTGGGCCGGAGCCCTTAGAGCTTGCAGAGTCCCCCAGAATGGCTGCGTTTTTTTGTCCGAGTCTGTGTTGTGGTTATGTCACGGGGAGGGGGGTTGTGGTTGTTTGAACCTTTCCCGCGGGGAAGGTTGAAAGATGAGgcatgggggcggggaggggggatgaCCCCAAGACTGCCAACCCACAGACACGCTTGGGCACAGCCTTGCCAATGACATACTGAAGCACCAAGTCTCGTCAGGGTGGTAAACAGACTCTGACCTGAGCTCACCTGCGTGTTCCCCCGGGGCTTCATCATGAGAGGAGTTAAAGGGTTACCACTTGGCCCATCAGGGAGCCTCCAGGACTCTGGACAGGCCTCTGGCCTGCACCTTGGTATTTTCAGCTTCATCCCCTGGATAAAGCCTGGAAAGGCAAGAGCCAGACGAATTACGAGGCGTCTCCCCAAGTTGTCCCGACGGCTGCGGGTGTCACCCAGACACACAGCAGGGCTCGCCCCTGCCAGGGAGGCCCGTGCAGCCTAGGGACTGAGCACACACCTCGATGCCGGCCATTGTGATGTGGCCCAGCCATCCAGGGACATGATTTCCTGAATGATAGGCACAACTGTTCTGTCCCCCAGCAAGGGAGAGAAGTACCACGTTGCAGCACTGTCCAGGCCCAGAGGAGGCGCCTGAGAGCAGACCCAGCACGTAGAAACACTTAGAGAAGTCACGTGCGTGCTGAGCAGGGATACATTGCATCCTTGGGCTCCATCGGCCGAGAGCAGGGCTAGTGACCGGGAGAGCCCACACTGCAGCGAGGGGCTGTCTCCTTCCGTCTTTTACACCCGACCAGGCCAGGAAGCCCAGAGCCGCCAAGGTGGTCACAGGCCAGCCTGGGGTGACCCCTGCTCCTCGGGGGGCCAGGTATGCCCCCTGTTCAGCTCTGCTGCGTGGGGCTGCAGGACTCGCTGCCCGGGCTCAGCCTTCCATCTGTtgctggagagggagggtggcCGGCTGACCCCCGGTGCTACTGcacccactccccccacccctccccaggctgAGCTGCTCAGGACTCCGGAATCTCTgatccctcacccccaccccacagtgACTGAAGAATGGAGGGGAGCGGGGAGAGGAAGCCCCAACATTGTCACAAGCGCTGGCTGTGGAgtctctgggtttgaatcttgctCTGATGACCTTGGGCATGTGCCTGGACTAGACTCCCAGAGGTGGAGATGACCCCGACTCTGACCTCTGCCTCCCCCCCGCCGCCGACTCTGCCAGAGACATCGGGCACTGCCCAACGCCCAGTTCTCTCGCACCCTTTGCTTCTGATCCTTCCAGTGCAATGCCTTACCCTCTCACTGACTCGCATCCAGCTGGAGGCAGACTGTAGTTAGAACACAGAGGTCCCTCCCCGCACCCCAGAGGACCTGGCCGTGGCTGGGCTCTACTGGTCCAGAGGCGGCCACCGCCTGCAGAGCCCAGCCCCTCGGAGCCAGCAGCCTTGTGTGGAGGGATCCACTCCGGAATCCCAGTCCTGGCCCTGATGCTTCACTTCTTTGaacctgtttcctcctctccaaAATGAGGATGGTCCTGTCGGCTTCCTGGAGCTTGAGGGCTGACAGATCAGGGTGAAACCCTTGGGCCGGGCTCCTGGTGCTGTCATGAGAGCTGAGGGCCCCCCTTCCTCCAGCTGGGTCTTGGGAGCAAAAAGAGATGCCAGACAGAGAGGGATAAGGCTTTATTCAGGAAGAGCTTGGGAGGGAAGGTGGGCCGTGGGGTCACACCCTGTGGCCTCTGGAGGCCAAGGACATTAGAAGCCAATGACTATGGGCATCTGAGCCACCTCAGAGTCTCCCGCGGGGGGCGCGGGGGTGGCCTCAGAGTCTCCCGCGGGGGGCGTGGGGGTGGCCTCAGAGTCTCCCGCGGGGGGCGTGGGGGTGGCCTCAGAGTCGCCCGCGGGGGGCGTGGGGGTGGCCTCAGTAGCCTGTGGGGGGCGCGGGGGTGGCCTCAGTAGCCTGTGGGGGGCGCGGGGGTGGCCTCAGTAGCCTGGGGGGGGCGCGGGGGTGGCCTCAGAGTCGCCCGCGGGGGGCGTGGGGGTGGCCTCAGTAGCCTGTGGGGGGCGCGGGGGTGGCCTCAGTAGCCTGTGGGGGGCGCGGGGGTGGCCTCAGAGTCGCCCGTGGGGGGCGCGGGGGTGGCCTCAGTAGCCTGTGGGGGGCGCGGGGGTGGCCTCAGAGTAGCCCGTGGGGGGCGCGGGGGTGGCCTCAGAGTAGCCCGTGGGGGGCGCGGGGGTGGCCTCAGAGTCACCCGTGGGGGGCGTGGGAGTGGCCCCCTCGCCGGTCACCGTGGGCAGTGCCTGGTAGGTCACGTTCCAGTACTGCAGGTAATTGGTCCTTAGGTGCTGCTTCATGGAGCTGCCATCCATCTTCTTGTTGATTTCCAGGTAGTTGCCACCTTCCAGGGTGTAGGGATCCCAGTGCGTGGGCACAGGCGAGTGGCCCATGTTAGGGTCCCTGCAGAGTGAGAAAAAAGGCTGGGTAGCTGGCTGGGGCCCAGGGGCTCacggcaggctggagacccaggtcCCTGGCCCGGCTCCGCCCCGGCTCTCCTGGGCAGTTCTCCACCCTTTGCCCCGTAAGCACTTCCCTGTCTCCTGGGCACTGGCTGGGTACGTACGCACCCTGAGGCCCGGCCAGGAGCTCTGAGCCTTACACAGACGGGGGTaccgaggctcagggaggttaagtgtAAGTGAGCGAACAGGGACTGGACCCCAGCCCTGCAGGGCAAGGTGGCAGGAGGCCACCCTCACCGCCGCCTTACCCAGTTCTGGCAAAGTTGGTCCAGTAGGCGATCATGGCATTGGAGACAGTCCTGTCTTGGGGCCGGTAGCCCAGCGGGGTGGCAAAGGGCTTCCCGAAGACGTACTGGAGGTCGTCTGCATGATCAGCCCCCACCCAGCGGGGGTAGGTGGGCATCCGAGATGGTTGGGAGAATAGGTAGGAGTAGGTCTTGGCGCTCCTGAGGAGGGCAGTGGAGACCACCCACGTTGGCAGGGTGTTCACCTGGGGCCCCAGGGGAAGGCCATGGGGAGAGCAGGGAAGGGTCTGGGGAATTCCCACAAGACTCagaaggggaattccctggtggtgcagggctTACgacggcgctttcactgccgagggctcgggttcaatccctggtcggggaactaagatcctgcaagccacgtggtatggacaaaataaataaatagatagatagataaatataaagtattttttttaaaaagactcaggAAGGATCTGGATCATTACACCTGGGGGAAGGAAAGCTGTGGCCAAATTTATGACTTCACGGGTTCTACGATTTCAATTGTATTTATACTTCGCCTCTACCAAACATAGGGAGGCGTCTTCCTTTCACAATTCAGTATCAAGAAAGATTGTTTTtgtgacttccctggcggtgcagtggttaagactccacgcttcccctgcagggagcacgggttcagtccctggtcagggaactagatcccgcatgctgcatggcacagccaaaaaaaacacaacagattcTTTTTCTCTGCAAGTGAATTTGTGTTCTTGATTTGATGGGACAAGGTAGTATATGCCCTCAGatgtttccctttttgctttgaCTGACAGGAACCTCAGAGCTAAATTTATTGCAAAGCTTTCATCCCAGACTTCTAGGTGTAATtttatctttctactttttaagcattcctaacttattttttattttcaccgGCTATTACTATATGGAGGTTTTTAATGTGGCCACAGGCTTATTTTGAAAGTTGGCAAATTCGAAACCCACAGCAGAGAACATCACCCAGTGTTGCCCTCCTTCTACACAGCATGAGGGATGGAAGGCAGACTCAAGGACTTTCCGATGGGAAGAGCTATGGGGTGTGGGAGAGCGTGCAGGGCTGCACTGGGCAGAGGCTCACGGGAGGGTTTTGTAAAGCCCTCAAggctgggaggggaagaggggcccTCCCAAGCCCCGTCAGGCCTGGTAGATGGTGCAGGCACAGGCGGGGACTGAGCATGCCTTTCCCAGGCCTCTCGGACACCTGGGAGCCACCCACCTGCCAGACCTCGCTGGCAAGGTGCGTGATCCCAGGTGGGCCAGCCCCGCGCCCCCCTCCTCACTTGGCGTTGGTCTTGTGCTGGGCCACAGCGATCTCCGTGGGCATCAGGAAGAGGATGTCAGTCTCCAAGTGCACCACGGTCTTCTTCATGTTCTCCTGGGACGAGTCTTTGGCCCAGGGCTTGGTGTAGAAGTCAAAGGTGGCGTTGGCACCTCTGGGCCCCTTGGTGATGGTGAACCCGCTGACCATCTTGTAGAAGTCCTCCCTGCAGAGTCCAGGCTGACACTGGATCCTCCACCCCATGCCCACAGGAGGGTATCTGCACCCCTATGCCACAGAAGGCCACGGGCGACCCCCCCATCCCTGCCACGGTGCTCCCTTCCTCATTCTGTCGAtgcctcccccagctgccccggGGCACCGTCCCTGTGCCACTCCCCCCCCCCCTTACTCTGTGATGGCCCGTTTGTCCTTGTTGATGGCCGGCATCTCCACGCTGGCGAAGACATGGCCGTCCATGTCGTTGGTGCCTGCTATGTAGTCAATGTCCGCAGCGTTGGCGTACAGGTTGATGGGGTCACTGGGGAGGAAGTCTCCGTCGACGACAGGGATGAAGCCCAGGTAGTGCAGCATGGGgtctgggtgggggggggcgggggagagcaGCAGGTTTTCACACCTTCCGGTAcccacctgccctgcccctcaACCTCCAGGACAGGAGCTGACTCCATCCTGAGGCCGCGGTGGAGATCTACCTCCTTTGATGGAGACCAGGGCTCCTCGCGACTGACATTCGGGCCCGATCATTCTGTCGTAGGGGCCGTCCTGCACAGTGCAGGGTGTTTAGCAGCCTCCCTGGC
The Phocoena sinus isolate mPhoSin1 chromosome 6, mPhoSin1.pri, whole genome shotgun sequence DNA segment above includes these coding regions:
- the CEL gene encoding bile salt-activated lipase; its protein translation is MGRWEPVVLGLACWLAVASAAKLGAVYTEGGFVKGVNKKLGLFGNYVDIFKGIPYAAAPKTLENPQRHPGWQGTLKAKDFKKRCLQATITQDSTYGKEDCLYLNIWVPQGKKEVSRNLPVMIWIYGGGFLVGSSQGANFLSNYLYDGEEIATRGNVIVVSFNYRVGPLGFLSTGDSNLPGNYGLRDQHMAIAWVKRNIAAFGGDPDNITIFGESAGGASVSLQTLSPYNKGLIKRAISQSGVALCPWAIQKNPLFWATKIAEKVGCPLNDTGRMARCLKITDPHALTLAYKMPLAGMEYPMLHYLGFIPVVDGDFLPSDPINLYANAADIDYIAGTNDMDGHVFASVEMPAINKDKRAITEEDFYKMVSGFTITKGPRGANATFDFYTKPWAKDSSQENMKKTVVHLETDILFLMPTEIAVAQHKTNAKSAKTYSYLFSQPSRMPTYPRWVGADHADDLQYVFGKPFATPLGYRPQDRTVSNAMIAYWTNFARTGDPNMGHSPVPTHWDPYTLEGGNYLEINKKMDGSSMKQHLRTNYLQYWNVTYQALPTVTGEGATPTPPAGDSEATPTPPAGDSEATPAPPAGDSEVAQMPIVIGF